One Stenotrophomonas maltophilia DNA window includes the following coding sequences:
- the lepA gene encoding translation elongation factor 4, which produces MRNIRNFSIIAHVDHGKSTLADRIIQLCGGLQAREMEAQVLDSNPIERERGITIKAQSVSLPYLAKDGQTYHLNFIDTPGHVDFSYEVSRSLAACEGALLVVDAAQGVEAQSVANCYTAVEQGLEVVPVINKIDLPTADIERAKAEIEAVIGIDASDAVPVSAKTGLNVQDVLEAIVHRIPPPKPRDTDKLQALIIDSWFDNYLGVVSLVRVMQGEIKAGDKLQVMSTGRNHQVDNVGVFTPKRKVLPALRAGEVGWVTASIKDVHGAPVGDTLTLAGDPAPKPLPGFQEMQPRVFAGLFPVDAEDYPDLREALDKLRLNDAALRFEPESSEAMGFGFRCGFLGMLHMEIVQERLEREYNLDLISTAPTVVYEVLKTDGSIINMDNPAKLPPVNQVEEIREPIIRANVLTPEEYIGNIIKLCEEKRGSQIGINYLGSQVQISYELPMAEVVLDFFDKLKSVSRGYASLDYHFVRFDAGPFVRVDVLINGDKVDALSLIVHRSHADRRGRELCEKMKDLIPRQMFDVAIQAAVGSQIIARTTVKAMRKNVLAKCYGGDVSRKKKLLEKQKEGKKRMKQVGRVEIPQEAFLAVLQMDNK; this is translated from the coding sequence ATGCGGAACATCCGCAACTTCTCCATCATCGCCCATGTCGACCACGGCAAGTCCACGCTGGCCGACCGCATCATCCAGCTCTGTGGTGGCCTGCAGGCCCGCGAGATGGAAGCGCAGGTGCTCGACTCCAACCCGATCGAGCGCGAGCGTGGCATCACGATCAAGGCGCAGTCGGTGTCGCTGCCGTACCTGGCCAAGGACGGGCAGACCTACCACCTGAACTTCATCGACACCCCCGGCCACGTCGACTTCTCCTATGAAGTCAGCCGCTCGCTGGCCGCCTGCGAAGGCGCGCTGCTGGTGGTCGATGCGGCCCAGGGCGTGGAAGCGCAGTCGGTGGCCAACTGCTACACCGCCGTGGAACAGGGCCTGGAAGTGGTGCCGGTGATCAACAAGATCGACCTGCCCACCGCCGACATCGAGCGCGCCAAGGCCGAGATCGAGGCCGTGATCGGCATCGACGCCTCCGACGCCGTGCCGGTCAGTGCCAAGACCGGCCTGAACGTGCAGGACGTGCTGGAAGCGATCGTGCATCGCATCCCGCCACCGAAGCCGCGCGACACCGACAAGCTGCAGGCGCTGATCATCGACTCCTGGTTCGACAACTACCTGGGCGTGGTCTCGCTGGTGCGCGTGATGCAGGGCGAGATCAAGGCCGGTGACAAGCTGCAGGTGATGTCCACCGGCCGCAACCACCAGGTCGACAACGTCGGCGTGTTCACCCCGAAGCGCAAGGTGCTGCCGGCGCTGCGTGCAGGTGAAGTGGGCTGGGTCACCGCCAGCATCAAGGACGTGCACGGTGCGCCGGTCGGCGACACCCTGACCCTGGCCGGCGACCCGGCACCGAAGCCGCTGCCGGGCTTCCAGGAAATGCAGCCGCGCGTGTTCGCCGGCCTGTTCCCGGTCGATGCCGAGGACTATCCGGACCTGCGCGAAGCGCTGGACAAGCTGCGCCTGAACGATGCCGCGCTGCGCTTCGAGCCGGAAAGCTCCGAGGCGATGGGCTTCGGCTTCCGCTGCGGTTTCCTCGGCATGCTGCACATGGAAATCGTGCAGGAGCGCCTGGAGCGCGAATACAACCTGGACCTGATCAGCACCGCGCCGACGGTGGTGTATGAAGTCCTGAAGACCGATGGCTCGATCATCAACATGGACAACCCGGCCAAGCTGCCGCCGGTGAACCAGGTCGAGGAGATCCGCGAGCCGATCATCCGTGCCAACGTGCTCACCCCCGAGGAGTACATCGGCAACATCATCAAGCTGTGCGAAGAAAAGCGCGGCAGCCAGATCGGCATCAACTACCTGGGCAGCCAGGTGCAGATCAGCTACGAGCTGCCGATGGCCGAGGTGGTGCTGGACTTCTTCGACAAGCTGAAGTCGGTCAGCCGTGGCTATGCCTCGCTGGACTACCACTTCGTGCGCTTCGACGCGGGTCCGTTCGTGCGCGTGGACGTGCTGATCAACGGCGACAAGGTCGATGCGCTGTCGCTGATCGTGCACCGCAGCCATGCCGACCGTCGCGGCCGCGAGCTGTGCGAGAAGATGAAGGACCTGATCCCGCGCCAGATGTTCGACGTGGCCATCCAGGCCGCCGTCGGCTCGCAGATCATCGCCCGCACCACGGTCAAGGCCATGCGCAAGAACGTGCTGGCCAAGTGCTATGGTGGCGACGTTTCGCGCAAGAAGAAGCTTCTGGAAAAGCAGAAGGAAGGCAAGAAGCGCATGAAGCAGGTCGGCCGCGTGGAGATCCCGCAGGAAGCGTTCCTGGCCGTGCTGCAGATGGACAACAAGTAA